From Thalassococcus sp. S3, one genomic window encodes:
- a CDS encoding cation transporter yields the protein MAGCCGQDVRFDGLSPDYERRLWLVIAINAVMFVVEMSAGHIAQSQALMADALDFFADAATYGISLAVIGASLSVRATAALAKGISLAVLGFWVLGSTLYQVLAVGVPQAQVMGLVGGLALAANMASVFILVRYKDGDANVRSVWLCSRNDAISNVAVMMAALGVWGTATGWPDLIVAALMAALFLSSAVQITRQALAERALAQAPRLL from the coding sequence ATGGCGGGATGTTGCGGGCAGGATGTGCGATTTGACGGCCTTTCGCCAGATTACGAGCGCAGGCTATGGCTGGTGATTGCGATCAACGCGGTGATGTTTGTTGTCGAGATGAGCGCGGGGCATATCGCCCAGTCGCAGGCGCTGATGGCGGACGCGCTGGATTTCTTTGCCGATGCCGCAACCTATGGCATTTCGCTTGCGGTGATCGGGGCAAGCCTGTCGGTGCGCGCCACGGCGGCGCTGGCCAAGGGGATCAGCCTTGCTGTCCTTGGCTTTTGGGTCCTCGGCTCGACACTTTATCAGGTTCTGGCTGTCGGCGTGCCACAGGCCCAAGTGATGGGCCTGGTTGGTGGCCTCGCCCTTGCCGCGAACATGGCCAGCGTTTTCATTCTGGTGCGCTACAAGGACGGCGATGCGAATGTGCGTTCGGTTTGGCTCTGCTCGCGCAATGATGCGATCAGCAATGTCGCGGTGATGATGGCGGCGCTTGGTGTCTGGGGCACGGCCACCGGCTGGCCCGATCTGATCGTGGCGGCCCTGATGGCGGCGCTCTTTCTCAGCTCGGCCGTGCAGATCACGCGGCAGGCACTGGCGGAACGTGCGCTCGCCCAAGCGCCGCGTCTGCTTTAG
- a CDS encoding helix-turn-helix domain-containing protein: MFSIGALSRQTGVKVPTIRYYEEIGLVSPAGRNAGNQRRYDSTALDRLGFVKHARELGFSIPDIRVLLGLQDNPDQACAEASAIAIQQRDALRNRIAQLQRLERELTRIADGCPGDEPTGCAVLTALSDHSLCTGPHQGA; this comes from the coding sequence ATGTTTTCGATCGGTGCGCTCTCTCGTCAGACCGGGGTCAAGGTGCCAACGATCCGCTATTACGAGGAGATCGGTCTTGTCTCACCGGCAGGCCGCAACGCGGGCAATCAGCGTCGGTATGACAGCACGGCGCTGGATCGGCTGGGTTTTGTCAAACATGCGCGCGAGCTTGGCTTTTCCATCCCCGATATCCGGGTGCTTCTGGGCTTGCAGGACAATCCCGACCAGGCCTGTGCCGAGGCAAGCGCGATTGCCATCCAGCAACGTGATGCCCTGCGCAACCGGATTGCGCAGTTACAGCGCCTTGAGCGGGAATTGACCCGGATCGCGGATGGATGCCCAGGGGACGAGCCGACCGGATGTGCGGTGCTGACCGCCCTGTCCGATCACAGCCTCTGCACTGGGCCGCACCAGGGCGCCTAA